The DNA region GGCGTAGGATTTCCCGCCGGTGTGCGGCCGTTCCAGTGCCTGCGTGAAGGCCGCGGCGACGTCCTCCACGCTGACGGGCCGGAAGGGGAAGGTGCCGTCCCCGATCTGCGGCACGACCGGGGCGGTGCTGACGAGCTGCCGCAGCACCCGCCCGAAGAAATCGTCGCCCACCCCGAAGATCAGGCTGGGGCGGAACACCGTCCAGGGCAGGCCGCTGTGTTCCACGAGGCCCTCGGCCTGGCCCTTGGTGACGCTGTAGCGGCTGCCGGGGATGCCGCCGGCGCCCAGCGCGCTCATGTGGATGAAGGGCGCGCCGCGCGGCGTGGCGTTCAGGACGTTGCGGGTGCCGTCCACGTGCACCCGGGCGAAGGTCTGGTCGCCTTTTTCCTGGATGATGCCGACGAGGTGCACCACGGCGTCCGGCCGGACGTCCCGCAGGGTGCGGCGGGTGGCGTCGGCGTCCGTGACGTCCAGGGGGACGCCGGGCGCGCCGCCCACGCTCTGGCCCCGTCGGGAGGCGGCGACCACGCCGTGCCCGCGCCGCAGCAGTTCGGCCACGATGGCCCGGCCCACGAATCCGCTTGCTCCTGTGACCAGCACCGTCTTCATGCCTGCATCACAGCATGCCCCGGCGCCCCAGACTGTCAGACCGAAAGCGAACGTGAAGCGCGGGTCACTTCAGGCGCTTGTCCTTGGGGTGCACGCCGTACACCGCGCCCCAGGGTTCGTAGACGCTTTTCAGGGTGTCCTTGCTGATCACCTTGCCGCCCTGTTTGATGGTGCGGGTGAGCACGCTGGTCATGCCCTGCATGGGGGTGTCCAGCAGGCGGCGCGCGCCGGGTCGGACGCTCTGGTCGGCGGTGTAGCTGGGTTTCTTAGCCGCCTTGAAGTTCGTGATGACGGGCTTGCTGATGTTCACGGTGCGGCCGGTGTTCGCGCCGAACACGTCGAAGCGCAGGGTCTGCGCCGAGCGGTCCCAGCCGGCCTGGATGAACAGGTGCTTGCCGGTGTCGTTTTTCATGCGCAGGTTCTTCGCGGGGGCGTACACGGTCGCCTC from Deinococcus ficus includes:
- a CDS encoding complex I NDUFA9 subunit family protein; the protein is MKTVLVTGASGFVGRAIVAELLRRGHGVVAASRRGQSVGGAPGVPLDVTDADATRRTLRDVRPDAVVHLVGIIQEKGDQTFARVHVDGTRNVLNATPRGAPFIHMSALGAGGIPGSRYSVTKGQAEGLVEHSGLPWTVFRPSLIFGVGDDFFGRVLRQLVSTAPVVPQIGDGTFPFRPVSVEDVAAAFTQALERPHTGGKSYALTGPEEFTFRQLLDLELAALGKKKPIVPVPLPLMDVAVPLMQVLPSPPITRDQYAMLKAGNTAPNDAARAAFDLPMLRLQDRLPLIVKR